In Pseudomonas grandcourensis, the DNA window CGGCGCGCACTTCACCGACGGCTACATCCTCGGCCTGATCGGTATCGCTTTCACCCTGCTGAGCCCACAGATGCAACTGGATGCATTCTGGCAGGGCCTGATCGGCGCTTCGGCACTGATCGGCCTGTTTCTCGGCAGCCTGTTCTTCGGCTGGATCTCCGACAAGGTCGGCCGGCAGAAAATCTTCCTGGTCAGCTTCGTGCTGATCACTATCGCCTCGGTGATGCAGTTCTACGTTGAGTCGGCCATGGCGCTGTTCCTGTGCCGGGTGTTGATCGGCATTGGTCTGGGCGGTGACTTCAGTGTCGGCCACGCCATGCTTGCCGAGTTCGCGCCGAGAAAAAATCGTGGTGTGTTGCTCGGTTCGTTCAGCGTGATCTGGACCTTCGGCTATGTCGCCGCGACTTTCGTCGGCACTGCGATGCTCAGCCTCGGCGACGATGCCTGGCGCTGGATGCTGGCCTCGTCGGCGATCCCGGCGGCGTTGATTCTGATTGCTCGAATCGGCACCCCGGAATCGCCGCGCTGGCTGGTCAATCAGGGCCGCATTGCCGAGGCCCGGGCCATCGTCAAGAAACACCTGGGCGAGCACGTCGAACTCGACGAAACCCCGTCCACCGAAACCCGTTCCGGTTATGCGGTGCTGTTCAGCCGTGAATATCGCAAGCGCACGGCGTTCAACTGCCTGTTCTTCGTGTGCATCGTGATGCCGTACTTCGCCATCTACACCTTCCTGCCGTCGATCCTGCAGAAGATGGGCCTGGCCGAAGGCTTCGGCACCGAACTGATGCTGAACATGCTGCTGATCCTCGGCGCGTTGATCGGCATCTGGTGCACCATCAAGTTCACTCGGCGCGGATTCCTGATCAACTCGTTCATCATTCTGGCGGCGGCGTTGTTCCTGCTGGCGGTGTTGCCGGGTAGCGCGGCGTGGCTGATGGTGCTGGTGTTCGGCCTGTTCACCCTGGTGCTGTCGGCGGTGAGTAACCTGGTGGGCGTGTTCCCGGCCGAGAGCTTCCCGACCGAAGTGCGCGCCAGCGGTATCGGCCTGGCCACGGCGGTGAGTCGCCTGGGTTCGGCGATCAGCACCTTCCTGTTGCCGGTGAGCGTGGCGGGGATTGGCCTGAGCCCGACCATGGGCATTCTCG includes these proteins:
- a CDS encoding MFS transporter encodes the protein MSVKPVKIDDLPIGRFHIKIAGLTFGAHFTDGYILGLIGIAFTLLSPQMQLDAFWQGLIGASALIGLFLGSLFFGWISDKVGRQKIFLVSFVLITIASVMQFYVESAMALFLCRVLIGIGLGGDFSVGHAMLAEFAPRKNRGVLLGSFSVIWTFGYVAATFVGTAMLSLGDDAWRWMLASSAIPAALILIARIGTPESPRWLVNQGRIAEARAIVKKHLGEHVELDETPSTETRSGYAVLFSREYRKRTAFNCLFFVCIVMPYFAIYTFLPSILQKMGLAEGFGTELMLNMLLILGALIGIWCTIKFTRRGFLINSFIILAAALFLLAVLPGSAAWLMVLVFGLFTLVLSAVSNLVGVFPAESFPTEVRASGIGLATAVSRLGSAISTFLLPVSVAGIGLSPTMGILAAILAIGALLSWAWAPETKSLTLSQACKAQSPVEGGGPVGVKVATPI